From one Trifolium pratense cultivar HEN17-A07 linkage group LG1, ARS_RC_1.1, whole genome shotgun sequence genomic stretch:
- the LOC123897747 gene encoding uncharacterized protein LOC123897747 isoform X1: MVISDSDYEGAAIQSLGSLFNVTQVFLWDDGVSVQPSSQAVQHNHKSNSIPDWSEIIILPEDLELNKQMNELGLPLSFQTNKKEKCGPVKGKKKGARSKVPRTCNNPGDETLNEVSAEEVISPAKFHDKTNSSLSCISMLGQSEPSFCDGAVEVDTVRSVSGEGDNSTDCTGFANGVPVEKINSINNAETNDAQNSDFDLKSAHASDTGVSAGSHLTGTGVNFCGIELGKVDDEYLELSPIFCKNTDCETICNDDCAATWQSPANESESLPMSLEGIGCDRVDGSNDCGEFGDWMVLWDTFYGRRYFYNVKIDTSTWDPPPGMEHLAFGGCTELDDGEALKSSEECETQRSIKPLEETLVDENLSGNQHEEYSAEIGVAAGNLVSDFATNSEDQSLHHSDENLESGGVSSCSVSNTLDYVVSTNDRCSQATSEDNHTPMENMVIDTPGLESKSDHFMSKQEKKVKRKHRRKKLYYETEDLQFQKMPDAYSATIEKYWCQRYILFSRFDDGVNMDEEGWFSVTPEVIAHYQASRCASGTVIDCFTGVGGNAIQFAQRCNHVIAIDIDPSKIGFARHNAAIYRVDDLIDFIVGDFFVLAPKLKADTVFLSPPWGGPDYAKVETYDMKTMLRPHDGYTLFNVAKEIASRVVMFLPRNVNFNQLAELSLSACPPWSLEVEKVHLNGKLKAVTAYFSRPPVGGC, encoded by the exons ATGGTGATCTCCGACTCCGACTATGAAGGCGCCGCTATCCAATCCCTCGGTTCTCTCTTCAATGTTACTCAAGTCTTTCTCTG GGATGACGGCGTCTCGGTTCAACCATCATCTCAAGCTGTTCAACACAATCACAAATCAAACTCCATTCCTG ATTGGAGTGAAATTATTATTCTTCCCGAGGATTTGGAATTGAACAAACAAATGAATGAATTAGGTCTTCCTCTCTCATTTCAGACAAATAAAAAGGAG AAATGTGGACCAGTAAAAGGCAAAAAGAAGGGTGCACGTTCCAAGGTGCCACGTACTTGTAACAATCCTGGTGATGAAACTCTAAATGAAGTGAGTGCAGAGGAGGTCATATCTCCTGCTAAATTTCATGATAAAACTAACAGTTCATTATCTTGTATATCAATGCTGGGCCAAAGTGAACCGTCCTTCTGTGATGGTGCAGTGGAAGTTGACACGGTCCGATCTGTCTCCGGTGAAGGAGATAATTCAACAGACTGCACTGGGTTTGCTAATGGTGTTCCCGTGGAGAAAATTAATAGTATAAATAACGCAGAAACTAATGATGCCCAGAATAGTGACTTTGATTTGAAAAGTGCACATGCCTCGGATACTGGAGTCTCTGCTGGAAGCCACTTGACAGGTACTGGTGTCAATTTTTGTGGGATAGAACTGGGTAAAGTTGACGATGAATATTTAGAACTTTCACcaattttttgcaaaaatacaGATTGTGAGACTATTTGCAATGACGATTGTGCTGCCACTTGGCAGTCACCAGCTAATGAATCAGAATCGCTTCCCATGAGTTTGGAAGGGATTGGATGTGACAGAGTTGATGGGTCAAATGATTGCGGTGAATTTGGAGATTGGATGGTGTTATGGGATACTTTCTATGGGAGAAGATACTTCTACAATGTTAAAATAGACACTTCTACATGGGACCCACCCCCAGGGATGGAGCATCTAGCATTTGGCGGGTGTACTGAATTAGATGATGGTGAAGCTTTAAAGTCGTCCGAGGAGTGTGAAACACAAAGGAGCATTAAACCACTTGAAGAAACCTTGGTAGATGAGAACTTATCAGGAAATCAACATGAAGAGTATTCAGCCGAGATTGGAGTCGCTGCTGGAAATTTGGTCTCTGATTTTGCTACAAATAGTGAAGACCAATCTCTTCATCATTCAGATGAGAATCTTGAAAGTGGTGGAGTTTCAAGCTGCTCTGTATCAAATACCCTGGATTATGTCGTTag CACTAACGATAGATGCAGTCAAGCAACATCAGAGGACAATCATACACCAATGGAAAACATGGTCATTGATACGCCTGGATTGGAAAGTAAATCTGATCATTTCATGTCAAAACAGGAAAAAAAGGTGAAAAGAAAACACAGGCGGAAGAAATTATATTATGAAACTGAAG ATCTCCAATTTCAAAAAATGCCTGATGCTTATTCCGCAACAATTGAAAAGTATTGGTGTCAGAGGTATATTTTATTCTCTAGATTTGATGATGGTGTAAATATGGACGAGGAAGGATGGTTTTCTGTCACTCCAGAGGTTATTGCTCATTATCAAGCTTCACGTTGTGCAAGCGGCACGGTAATTGACTGTTTCACCGGTGTTGGTGGGAATGCCATCCAATTCGCACAACG GTGCAATCATGTGATTGCAATTGATATTGATCCTTCGAAGATTGGTTTTGCAAGGCATAATGCTGCAATTTATAGAGTGGATGATCTAATTGACTTCATCGTTGGTGACTTCTTCGTCTTGGCACCAAAGTTAAAg GCTGATACTGTTTTCTTATCTCCACCTTGGGGTGGACCTGATTATGCTAAGGTTGAGACTTATGATATGAAGACAATGCTTAGACCGCATGACGG ATATACTCTGTTCAATGTTGCTAAGGAGATTGCTTCAAGAGTTGTCATGTTCCTTCCAAGAAATGTCAAT
- the LOC123897747 gene encoding uncharacterized protein LOC123897747 isoform X2 produces the protein MVISDSDYEGAAIQSLGSLFNVTQVFLWDDGVSVQPSSQAVQHNHKSNSIPDWSEIIILPEDLELNKQMNELGLPLSFQTNKKEKCGPVKGKKKGARSKVPRTCNNPGDETLNEVSAEEVISPAKFHDKTNSSLSCISMLGQSEPSFCDGAVEVDTVRSVSGEGDNSTDCTGFANGVPVEKINSINNAETNDAQNSDFDLKSAHASDTGVSAGSHLTDCETICNDDCAATWQSPANESESLPMSLEGIGCDRVDGSNDCGEFGDWMVLWDTFYGRRYFYNVKIDTSTWDPPPGMEHLAFGGCTELDDGEALKSSEECETQRSIKPLEETLVDENLSGNQHEEYSAEIGVAAGNLVSDFATNSEDQSLHHSDENLESGGVSSCSVSNTLDYVVSTNDRCSQATSEDNHTPMENMVIDTPGLESKSDHFMSKQEKKVKRKHRRKKLYYETEDLQFQKMPDAYSATIEKYWCQRYILFSRFDDGVNMDEEGWFSVTPEVIAHYQASRCASGTVIDCFTGVGGNAIQFAQRCNHVIAIDIDPSKIGFARHNAAIYRVDDLIDFIVGDFFVLAPKLKADTVFLSPPWGGPDYAKVETYDMKTMLRPHDGYTLFNVAKEIASRVVMFLPRNVNFNQLAELSLSACPPWSLEVEKVHLNGKLKAVTAYFSRPPVGGC, from the exons ATGGTGATCTCCGACTCCGACTATGAAGGCGCCGCTATCCAATCCCTCGGTTCTCTCTTCAATGTTACTCAAGTCTTTCTCTG GGATGACGGCGTCTCGGTTCAACCATCATCTCAAGCTGTTCAACACAATCACAAATCAAACTCCATTCCTG ATTGGAGTGAAATTATTATTCTTCCCGAGGATTTGGAATTGAACAAACAAATGAATGAATTAGGTCTTCCTCTCTCATTTCAGACAAATAAAAAGGAG AAATGTGGACCAGTAAAAGGCAAAAAGAAGGGTGCACGTTCCAAGGTGCCACGTACTTGTAACAATCCTGGTGATGAAACTCTAAATGAAGTGAGTGCAGAGGAGGTCATATCTCCTGCTAAATTTCATGATAAAACTAACAGTTCATTATCTTGTATATCAATGCTGGGCCAAAGTGAACCGTCCTTCTGTGATGGTGCAGTGGAAGTTGACACGGTCCGATCTGTCTCCGGTGAAGGAGATAATTCAACAGACTGCACTGGGTTTGCTAATGGTGTTCCCGTGGAGAAAATTAATAGTATAAATAACGCAGAAACTAATGATGCCCAGAATAGTGACTTTGATTTGAAAAGTGCACATGCCTCGGATACTGGAGTCTCTGCTGGAAGCCACTTGACAG ATTGTGAGACTATTTGCAATGACGATTGTGCTGCCACTTGGCAGTCACCAGCTAATGAATCAGAATCGCTTCCCATGAGTTTGGAAGGGATTGGATGTGACAGAGTTGATGGGTCAAATGATTGCGGTGAATTTGGAGATTGGATGGTGTTATGGGATACTTTCTATGGGAGAAGATACTTCTACAATGTTAAAATAGACACTTCTACATGGGACCCACCCCCAGGGATGGAGCATCTAGCATTTGGCGGGTGTACTGAATTAGATGATGGTGAAGCTTTAAAGTCGTCCGAGGAGTGTGAAACACAAAGGAGCATTAAACCACTTGAAGAAACCTTGGTAGATGAGAACTTATCAGGAAATCAACATGAAGAGTATTCAGCCGAGATTGGAGTCGCTGCTGGAAATTTGGTCTCTGATTTTGCTACAAATAGTGAAGACCAATCTCTTCATCATTCAGATGAGAATCTTGAAAGTGGTGGAGTTTCAAGCTGCTCTGTATCAAATACCCTGGATTATGTCGTTag CACTAACGATAGATGCAGTCAAGCAACATCAGAGGACAATCATACACCAATGGAAAACATGGTCATTGATACGCCTGGATTGGAAAGTAAATCTGATCATTTCATGTCAAAACAGGAAAAAAAGGTGAAAAGAAAACACAGGCGGAAGAAATTATATTATGAAACTGAAG ATCTCCAATTTCAAAAAATGCCTGATGCTTATTCCGCAACAATTGAAAAGTATTGGTGTCAGAGGTATATTTTATTCTCTAGATTTGATGATGGTGTAAATATGGACGAGGAAGGATGGTTTTCTGTCACTCCAGAGGTTATTGCTCATTATCAAGCTTCACGTTGTGCAAGCGGCACGGTAATTGACTGTTTCACCGGTGTTGGTGGGAATGCCATCCAATTCGCACAACG GTGCAATCATGTGATTGCAATTGATATTGATCCTTCGAAGATTGGTTTTGCAAGGCATAATGCTGCAATTTATAGAGTGGATGATCTAATTGACTTCATCGTTGGTGACTTCTTCGTCTTGGCACCAAAGTTAAAg GCTGATACTGTTTTCTTATCTCCACCTTGGGGTGGACCTGATTATGCTAAGGTTGAGACTTATGATATGAAGACAATGCTTAGACCGCATGACGG ATATACTCTGTTCAATGTTGCTAAGGAGATTGCTTCAAGAGTTGTCATGTTCCTTCCAAGAAATGTCAAT
- the LOC123897747 gene encoding trimethylguanosine synthase-like isoform X4: MEVDTVRSVSGEGDNSTDCTGFANGVPVEKINSINNAETNDAQNSDFDLKSAHASDTGVSAGSHLTDCETICNDDCAATWQSPANESESLPMSLEGIGCDRVDGSNDCGEFGDWMVLWDTFYGRRYFYNVKIDTSTWDPPPGMEHLAFGGCTELDDGEALKSSEECETQRSIKPLEETLVDENLSGNQHEEYSAEIGVAAGNLVSDFATNSEDQSLHHSDENLESGGVSSCSVSNTLDYVVSTNDRCSQATSEDNHTPMENMVIDTPGLESKSDHFMSKQEKKVKRKHRRKKLYYETEDLQFQKMPDAYSATIEKYWCQRYILFSRFDDGVNMDEEGWFSVTPEVIAHYQASRCASGTVIDCFTGVGGNAIQFAQRCNHVIAIDIDPSKIGFARHNAAIYRVDDLIDFIVGDFFVLAPKLKADTVFLSPPWGGPDYAKVETYDMKTMLRPHDGYTLFNVAKEIASRVVMFLPRNVNFNQLAELSLSACPPWSLEVEKVHLNGKLKAVTAYFSRPPVGGC, from the exons A TGGAAGTTGACACGGTCCGATCTGTCTCCGGTGAAGGAGATAATTCAACAGACTGCACTGGGTTTGCTAATGGTGTTCCCGTGGAGAAAATTAATAGTATAAATAACGCAGAAACTAATGATGCCCAGAATAGTGACTTTGATTTGAAAAGTGCACATGCCTCGGATACTGGAGTCTCTGCTGGAAGCCACTTGACAG ATTGTGAGACTATTTGCAATGACGATTGTGCTGCCACTTGGCAGTCACCAGCTAATGAATCAGAATCGCTTCCCATGAGTTTGGAAGGGATTGGATGTGACAGAGTTGATGGGTCAAATGATTGCGGTGAATTTGGAGATTGGATGGTGTTATGGGATACTTTCTATGGGAGAAGATACTTCTACAATGTTAAAATAGACACTTCTACATGGGACCCACCCCCAGGGATGGAGCATCTAGCATTTGGCGGGTGTACTGAATTAGATGATGGTGAAGCTTTAAAGTCGTCCGAGGAGTGTGAAACACAAAGGAGCATTAAACCACTTGAAGAAACCTTGGTAGATGAGAACTTATCAGGAAATCAACATGAAGAGTATTCAGCCGAGATTGGAGTCGCTGCTGGAAATTTGGTCTCTGATTTTGCTACAAATAGTGAAGACCAATCTCTTCATCATTCAGATGAGAATCTTGAAAGTGGTGGAGTTTCAAGCTGCTCTGTATCAAATACCCTGGATTATGTCGTTag CACTAACGATAGATGCAGTCAAGCAACATCAGAGGACAATCATACACCAATGGAAAACATGGTCATTGATACGCCTGGATTGGAAAGTAAATCTGATCATTTCATGTCAAAACAGGAAAAAAAGGTGAAAAGAAAACACAGGCGGAAGAAATTATATTATGAAACTGAAG ATCTCCAATTTCAAAAAATGCCTGATGCTTATTCCGCAACAATTGAAAAGTATTGGTGTCAGAGGTATATTTTATTCTCTAGATTTGATGATGGTGTAAATATGGACGAGGAAGGATGGTTTTCTGTCACTCCAGAGGTTATTGCTCATTATCAAGCTTCACGTTGTGCAAGCGGCACGGTAATTGACTGTTTCACCGGTGTTGGTGGGAATGCCATCCAATTCGCACAACG GTGCAATCATGTGATTGCAATTGATATTGATCCTTCGAAGATTGGTTTTGCAAGGCATAATGCTGCAATTTATAGAGTGGATGATCTAATTGACTTCATCGTTGGTGACTTCTTCGTCTTGGCACCAAAGTTAAAg GCTGATACTGTTTTCTTATCTCCACCTTGGGGTGGACCTGATTATGCTAAGGTTGAGACTTATGATATGAAGACAATGCTTAGACCGCATGACGG ATATACTCTGTTCAATGTTGCTAAGGAGATTGCTTCAAGAGTTGTCATGTTCCTTCCAAGAAATGTCAAT
- the LOC123897747 gene encoding uncharacterized protein LOC123897747 isoform X3: MVISDSDYEGAAIQSLGSLFNVTQVFLWDDGVSVQPSSQAVQHNHKSNSIPDWSEIIILPEDLELNKQMNELGLPLSFQTNKKEKCGPVKGKKKGARSKVPRTCNNPGDETLNEVSAEEVISPAKFHDKTNSSLSCISMLGQSEPSFCDGAVEVDTVRSVSGEGDNSTDCTGFANGVPVEKINSINNAETNDAQNSDFDLKSAHASDTGVSAGSHLTGTGVNFCGIELGKVDDEYLELSPIFCKNTDCETICNDDCAATWQSPANESESLPMSLEGIGCDRVDGSNDCGEFGDWMVLWDTFYGRRYFYNVKIDTSTWDPPPGMEHLAFGGCTELDDGEALKSSEECETQRSIKPLEETLVDENLSGNQHEEYSAEIGVAAGNLVSDFATNSEDQSLHHSDENLESGGVSSCSVSNTLDYVVSTNDRCSQATSEDNHTPMENMVIDTPGLESKSDHFMSKQEKKVKRKHRRKKLYYETEDLQFQKMPDAYSATIEKYWCQRYILFSRFDDGVNMDEEGWFSVTPEVIAHYQASRCASGTVIDCFTGVGGNAIQFAQRQVIYVGSLM; the protein is encoded by the exons ATGGTGATCTCCGACTCCGACTATGAAGGCGCCGCTATCCAATCCCTCGGTTCTCTCTTCAATGTTACTCAAGTCTTTCTCTG GGATGACGGCGTCTCGGTTCAACCATCATCTCAAGCTGTTCAACACAATCACAAATCAAACTCCATTCCTG ATTGGAGTGAAATTATTATTCTTCCCGAGGATTTGGAATTGAACAAACAAATGAATGAATTAGGTCTTCCTCTCTCATTTCAGACAAATAAAAAGGAG AAATGTGGACCAGTAAAAGGCAAAAAGAAGGGTGCACGTTCCAAGGTGCCACGTACTTGTAACAATCCTGGTGATGAAACTCTAAATGAAGTGAGTGCAGAGGAGGTCATATCTCCTGCTAAATTTCATGATAAAACTAACAGTTCATTATCTTGTATATCAATGCTGGGCCAAAGTGAACCGTCCTTCTGTGATGGTGCAGTGGAAGTTGACACGGTCCGATCTGTCTCCGGTGAAGGAGATAATTCAACAGACTGCACTGGGTTTGCTAATGGTGTTCCCGTGGAGAAAATTAATAGTATAAATAACGCAGAAACTAATGATGCCCAGAATAGTGACTTTGATTTGAAAAGTGCACATGCCTCGGATACTGGAGTCTCTGCTGGAAGCCACTTGACAGGTACTGGTGTCAATTTTTGTGGGATAGAACTGGGTAAAGTTGACGATGAATATTTAGAACTTTCACcaattttttgcaaaaatacaGATTGTGAGACTATTTGCAATGACGATTGTGCTGCCACTTGGCAGTCACCAGCTAATGAATCAGAATCGCTTCCCATGAGTTTGGAAGGGATTGGATGTGACAGAGTTGATGGGTCAAATGATTGCGGTGAATTTGGAGATTGGATGGTGTTATGGGATACTTTCTATGGGAGAAGATACTTCTACAATGTTAAAATAGACACTTCTACATGGGACCCACCCCCAGGGATGGAGCATCTAGCATTTGGCGGGTGTACTGAATTAGATGATGGTGAAGCTTTAAAGTCGTCCGAGGAGTGTGAAACACAAAGGAGCATTAAACCACTTGAAGAAACCTTGGTAGATGAGAACTTATCAGGAAATCAACATGAAGAGTATTCAGCCGAGATTGGAGTCGCTGCTGGAAATTTGGTCTCTGATTTTGCTACAAATAGTGAAGACCAATCTCTTCATCATTCAGATGAGAATCTTGAAAGTGGTGGAGTTTCAAGCTGCTCTGTATCAAATACCCTGGATTATGTCGTTag CACTAACGATAGATGCAGTCAAGCAACATCAGAGGACAATCATACACCAATGGAAAACATGGTCATTGATACGCCTGGATTGGAAAGTAAATCTGATCATTTCATGTCAAAACAGGAAAAAAAGGTGAAAAGAAAACACAGGCGGAAGAAATTATATTATGAAACTGAAG ATCTCCAATTTCAAAAAATGCCTGATGCTTATTCCGCAACAATTGAAAAGTATTGGTGTCAGAGGTATATTTTATTCTCTAGATTTGATGATGGTGTAAATATGGACGAGGAAGGATGGTTTTCTGTCACTCCAGAGGTTATTGCTCATTATCAAGCTTCACGTTGTGCAAGCGGCACGGTAATTGACTGTTTCACCGGTGTTGGTGGGAATGCCATCCAATTCGCACAACG ACAAGTGATTTATGTTGGATCCTTGATGTAG
- the LOC123897768 gene encoding serine/threonine-protein kinase tricornered: MDGYDGTVRLGAINMKYDRGDFDSGADVSVSSPVTKQKAAAAKQFIENHYKNYLQGLQDRKDRRRALQRKVQESQLPAEEQEVMMRNLERKETEYMRLQRRKIGIDDFEQLTVIGKGAFGEVRLCRAKSTGEIFAMKKLKKSEMLSRGQVEHVRSERNLLAEVDSRCIVKLHYSFQDSDFLYLIMEYLPGGDIMTLLMREDILSENVARFYIAESILAIHSIHQHNYVHRDIKPDNLILDKNGHLKLSDFGLCKTLDDKYSTILLENEDLIGQESTSEPEGYFVSPWLMPKEQLQQWKRNRRALAYSTVGTLDYMAPEVLLKKGYGIECDWWSLGAILYEMLVGYPPFCSDDPRMTCRKIVNWKTCLKFPEEPKISAEAKDLICRLLCDVDTRLGTRGVDEIKAHPWFKCIQWDMLYELEAAYKPTVIGDLDTQNFEKFPDVGPPSVTETVGPWRKMLTSKDTNFIGYTFKKSDILKSIESTDEDIRVNGSSKSPSLISLLGRIDLQDTVIPESVQKPET, from the exons ATGGACGGTTACGACGGAACCGTTAGACTCGGTGCTATTAACATGAAGTATGATCGCGGCGACTTTGACTCCGGCGCCGATGTATCAGTTTCTTCTCCGGTCACCAAACAAAAAGCCGCTGCCGCTAAACAATTCATTGAGAATCATTACAAGAATTATCTTCAAGGATTGCAGGATCGTAAAGATAG ACGTAGAGCGCTTCAAAGGAAAGTGCAGGAATCTCAACTGCCAGCGGAAGAGCAGGAGGTGATGATGAGGAATTTGGAGCGTAAAGAAACCGAGTACATGAGACTTCAGAGACGTAAAATTGGAATCGATGATTTCGAGCAATTAACAGTAATTGGTAAAGGTGCTTTTGGTGAG GTGAGGTTATGTCGTGCTAAAAGTACAGGAGAGATTTTTGCcatgaagaaattgaagaagtCAGAGATGCTTAGCCGTGGACAG GTGGAACATGTACGATCTGAGAGGAACTTGCTGGCAGAGGTTGATAGCAGATGCATTGTAAAGCTCCATTATTCATTCCAAGATTCAGATTTCCTATATCTCATCATGGAATATTTACCAGGCGGTGACATTATGACATTGTTAATGAGAGAAGATATTCTTTCAGAAAATGTTGCTCGTTTCTACATTGCTGAAAGTATTCTTGCTATCCACTCAATACATCAGCACAACTATGTACATAG GGATATAAAACCAGATAACCTTATACTGGATAAAAATGGTCATTTGAAGCTTTCAGACTTTGGCTTATGTAAGACTCTTGATGACAAGTATTCAACAATTTTATTGGAAAATGAAGATTTAATTGGTCAAGAGTCAACTAGTGAACCTGAAGGATATTTTGTATCCCCTTGGTTGATGCCAAAGGAACAACTACAACAGTGGAAACGTAATCGCCGTGCATTG GCATATTCAACGGTTGGAACTCTTGATTACATGGCTCCTGAAGTTTTGCTCAAGAAGGGGTATGGAATTGAGTGTGATTGGTGGTCTCTTGGGGCAATCTTGTATGAGATGCTTGTTGGATATCCTCCATTTTGTTCTGATGATCCAAGAATGACCTGCCGTAAG ATTGTGAACTGGAAAACATGCCTGAAATTCCCTGAAGAACCCAAGATATCAGCCGAAGCTAAGGATCTCATCTGTCGCTTACTATGTGATGTTGACACAAGACTAGGAACGAGAGGTGTAGATGAAATAAAG GCTCATCCATGGTTCAAGTGCATTCAGTGGGACATGCTTTATGAATTGGAAGCTGCATATAAACCTACAGTTATTGGAGACTTGGACACACAAAACTTTGAGAAGTTTCCTGAT GTAGGTCCACCATCCGTAACAGAAACCGTGGGACCTTGGAGAAAg ATGTTGACATCCAAAGACACTAATTTCATTGGATATACTTTTAAGAAATCCGATATCCTTAAATCGATTGAAAGTACAG ATGAGGATATCAGAGTAAATGGATCATCAAAATCCCCTTCCTTGATTTCCTTGTTAG GACGAATTGATTTGCAAGATACTGTCATTCCAGAAAGTGTACAGAAGCCAGAAACTTGA
- the LOC123897777 gene encoding cold-regulated protein 27, producing MEGIRENEEWTDEKHSMYIKSIEASFVNDLYDSKQTGSSFSSKVKPNQSSTGQFKVLRGGCWQKMNFERENSQMSERDNSQMSRVNQHHDLIANPWIQHYRSSSKQESAIAASPITQQVVSFSQKKKNSSKAGQFHMTESQFYHQNMLYSDTEVSDQNFVDEEVKCEKKITSNAKRRKSFDC from the exons ATGGAG GGCATAAGGGAAAATGAAGAGTGGACGGATGAGAAACACAGcatgtatataaagtctatagaAGCATCTTTTGTTAATGACTTATATGATTCCAAGCAAACAGGGTCTTCTTTTTCCAGCAAAGTAAAACCCAACCAATCTTCCACTGGCCAG TTCAAGGTTCTTCGCGGCGGTTGTTGGCAAAAGATGAATTTTGAGAGAGAGAATTCTCAAATGAGTGAGAGAGACAATTCTCAAATGAGTAGAGTCAACCAACACCATGATTTAATAGCAAATCCATGGATTCAACACTACAGATCTTCAAGCAAACAAGAAAGTGCAATAGCTGCATCCCCTATAACTCAACAAGTTGTTAGTTTCagccaaaagaagaaaaattccTCAAAAGCAGGACAATTTCATATGACTGAATCTCAATTTTATCATCAAAATATGCTTTACAGTGATACAG AAGTGTCGGATCAAAACTTCGTTGACGAAGAAGTGAAATGTGAAAAGAAAATCACAAGCAATGCGAAAAGACGAAAATcttttgattgttga